The DNA window TCAACTGCGCGACATGAAAGTCTCGGCCACGCTCGAACTCTTTTCGAAAGAGACGTTCCGCGAATATGCGGGCCTGTGCGGCTGGGTACTCGCGCGGGCGCACGCCAAAGCAGGCGGACAGGCCACCGAGGTGGCCGCCTATCTCGGCAACGGCGACCAGATGACGGAAGCGCTGGTCGGCTATTCGCGCGCGTACGCCGACCAGGTGGAGCGGGACTACGAGGTATTCCGCGACGCCTGCCGTAGCGGACGACTCGAAGCGCGCACCGACGCCGACATGGCCGCCGATTTCGTCGCATAACCGCGTGTAGTACGGAGTGTTGCCATGACAAAGTTTCGCGCCGCGTTCGCGGTCCTGCTGGTGGTCCTGTTGTCGGCTTGCGCGAGCCTGCCGCCGCAGGCAGGGCGAACCGAAACCCACGCCGTCGCGCCGTCGGACAGCACGCGTCTCGGCGCGGCCTTCACGCCGCAGGAGCGCAAGCATCCGGGTCAGACCGCGTTTTACCTGCTGCCCGATGGCGTCGACGCCTTGCTCGGCCGAATCGCACTCACCGATGCCGCGGATCGCACGCTCGATCTCCAGTACTACATCTGGCATGACGACCTGACGGGCCGGCACCTGGCGAACGCGGTGCTGCGCGCGGCGGATCGCGGCGTGAGAGTACGCGTGCTGCTCGACGACCTCGGCACCAACGGAGACGACCAGGTACTGCTGGCACTCGCGTCGCATCCGAACATTCAGTTGCGGCTGTTCAATCCGGTTGCGAGCCGGAGCTTCAAGAAAGTGGGCGCGGCGCTGGAGTTCAGCCGCGTGAACCGGCGCATGCACAACAAGTCGATCATCGCCGACAACGAAGCGGCCATCGTCGGCGGCCGCAATATCGGCGATGAGTATTTCGGCGCGTCTAACGACGTGTCGTTCGGCGATCTCGACGTGCTGACGCATGGCGCCGTAGTCAGCAAAATCTCCGTCGCGTTCGACGAGTTCTGGAATTCCGACGCGGCGTATCCGATCGAAAACCTGACGGGTCATCCGGCGGAACCTGGCGCGCTCGACGCTTATCGCAAGCGTCTGGATGCGTTCGTTGCATCACAACGCGATACACCCTACGTCGCCCGGGCCACGCAGCGCTACGCGGAGCTGATGCAGATGCGCGACATCGATTTTGCGTGGGGGAAAGCGACCCTGCTCTATGACGACCCCGCAAAAATCACGCGTGCCCCGGACGATTCAACCGGCCATCTGCTGACGCAGTTCAATTCGTTGAGCGTCGAACCCAGTCAGCAGATGCTGATCGTTTCGCCCTACTTCGTGCCCGGCAAAAAGGGCGTCGAATGGCTGAGCAAAGAAACCGCGCGCGGTGTTCGCGTCACCATTCTCACCAACTCGCTCGCAGCCACCGACGTGGCGGCCGTGCATGCCGGATATCAGCGCTATCGCAAGGATCTGCTCGATGCGGGCGTTCATCTGTACGAGTTGAAACCGGCGGCTTCTTCCGGCGATTCGAAGGAGAAGAAGTCGCTGCTGGGTTCGTCGAAGGCGTCGCTGCATGCGAAGACTTACGTGTTCGACAAGTCCAGCATCTTCATCGGCTCGATGAATCTCGATCCTCGTTCGATCACGCTGAATACGGAAATCGGCGTGTATTGCGAAAGCGGTGCGCTCGCGGCACAGGTCGTCGACGGCCTGGAGCCGAAACTGGATCAGATAGCGTGGCGACTCGAAGAACGGACCGACGCGAACGGTACAAAGCGGATCGTCTGGATCGACACCGACGCCAATGGAAAAGAAACAGAACTCGACGAGCCGGACGTGTCGGGACTCAAGCGCGTCGGAATCTGGTTCCTCAGCCTGCTGCCGATCGAATCGGAGCTATGACGGTGTGTCTCTTCCCAATCGCAGCGGAAAAATGAACCGTGAAGCCGCGAGGCCGAGCGCGCCGCCGAGCAGCGTCTCCCAGGCGCGCGCAGCGAGCAGCGGCACCGAATGGACGCCGCCGATCGCCAGCGTCACGATCAGCGTGAAAGCGAACGCTCCGCAGGCGATGTCGTAGCGGTTGGGCAACGCCATCGCGTAGACGATCATCGCCATCGCCGCCGCGACCCAGGCCAGCAGCGGCGCGTGAACGACCAGCGGCAGGCACACAAGACCCAGCGGCACGCCCACCAGCGTGCCGATAATCCGCCGCCGTACACGCTCCGCCGTGCCGCTCGCGGACCCCGCGACGACATACGTGCACGCCGTAATCGCCCACGCCGATTCCTTGAGCCCGACCACCTCGTTCAACGCGACGACGACGAGTGCGCCGCTGGCCGCCTGCAAGCCCATGATGAGTTCGGGAGAAAGCGTCCACCTGTCGGGTATATCGACCGGAGAAAGCAGCGTCGTGGCGGGATGTTCGGCGGGGCCGCTGAGCATGCGCGGCACGATCGACGCGAGCATCGCGATCAGGCTGGCGACGGCGACCGCAGGCAACTCCACCATCGTGAGATGGGCACCGTATGCGAGCAACTGCCCGATATAGATTTGCGAGCCCGTGCCACCGCCGAGAATGCCGAAGCGCTTCAGATAGCCGACCAGAAATGCGCCGGTTACGAGCGTCAGTTCCGGGCCTGCC is part of the Paraburkholderia fungorum genome and encodes:
- a CDS encoding FUSC family protein, whose product is MIPKDSNENFGADGQKPASQVLIRPEPNGDGARGVIGSAVAWLERVDPGTHRRIKGLRLVTAYGIAAALGTLQDIMHNLPGATSVGSLAASFALWASVSEARIERTESSRDLVVLCAAAAFGAAMFIVLSLPLRAIATAGPELTLVTGAFLVGYLKRFGILGGGTGSQIYIGQLLAYGAHLTMVELPAVAVASLIAMLASIVPRMLSGPAEHPATTLLSPVDIPDRWTLSPELIMGLQAASGALVVVALNEVVGLKESAWAITACTYVVAGSASGTAERVRRRIIGTLVGVPLGLVCLPLVVHAPLLAWVAAAMAMIVYAMALPNRYDIACGAFAFTLIVTLAIGGVHSVPLLAARAWETLLGGALGLAASRFIFPLRLGRDTPS
- a CDS encoding phospholipase D family protein → MTKFRAAFAVLLVVLLSACASLPPQAGRTETHAVAPSDSTRLGAAFTPQERKHPGQTAFYLLPDGVDALLGRIALTDAADRTLDLQYYIWHDDLTGRHLANAVLRAADRGVRVRVLLDDLGTNGDDQVLLALASHPNIQLRLFNPVASRSFKKVGAALEFSRVNRRMHNKSIIADNEAAIVGGRNIGDEYFGASNDVSFGDLDVLTHGAVVSKISVAFDEFWNSDAAYPIENLTGHPAEPGALDAYRKRLDAFVASQRDTPYVARATQRYAELMQMRDIDFAWGKATLLYDDPAKITRAPDDSTGHLLTQFNSLSVEPSQQMLIVSPYFVPGKKGVEWLSKETARGVRVTILTNSLAATDVAAVHAGYQRYRKDLLDAGVHLYELKPAASSGDSKEKKSLLGSSKASLHAKTYVFDKSSIFIGSMNLDPRSITLNTEIGVYCESGALAAQVVDGLEPKLDQIAWRLEERTDANGTKRIVWIDTDANGKETELDEPDVSGLKRVGIWFLSLLPIESEL